In Argopecten irradians isolate NY unplaced genomic scaffold, Ai_NY scaffold_0432, whole genome shotgun sequence, the genomic window AGGAACTGGCTCGATGTGTTGACACTTGATTGGACGGCAATCAAGGAAGCTCGGCGACTCAACTTTCATGAGAAATGTGAAAACATGACAGTACAAGGTCTCAAACTGAAATATGCCGCCGTGTTCAAGGATGAGTTGGGTACGTTAAAGGACATTACCGCTCAGATCAAAGTACGCCCCGGGGCCAATCCGAAATTTTGTAAGGCGAGAACTGTGGCATACGCCATTAAACCAAAAGTTGAAAACTGAGATAACACGATTAATGGGTGCTGGTATCCTAAAGAAGGTCGAAAACGAGTGAATGGGCCACACCGATTGTGCCAATCCCTAAGAAAGACAATTCCGTGAGGGAATTTGTGGAGATTCAAGGTCACAATCAACCGGTACTCGACGTGGACCACTATCCGTTACCTAAGTTGAGGACATATTCGCTTCGTTAGCCGGAGGTGTGAAATTTACAAAGTTTGGACTTAAAGCAGGCGTACCTGCAAATGGAGGTGAGACCAGAGGATCGGAAATTCCTAACTATAAACACCCATCTTGGCCTTTTCCAATATCAGAGGCTCGTGTTTGGTATAGCCTCGGCACCTGCCATTTGGCAACGTGCCATGGACCAAGTGCTTCAAGGGATAGGTCGTGTCCAATGTATTCTTGATGATATGATTATAACCGGCGAAACGGAGGAAGAACATATGCGAAACCTCGAAACCGTGCTTCAGCGCCTAGATAAATTTGGTCTACGCCTAAACAAGGAGAAATGTGCGTTTATGCTCGACAAGATCGAATTCTGCGGTCATGTAATCGACAAGGACGGTATTCACAAAACCGACGACAAGGTCAACTCTGTAGTCAACGCTCCGATTCCGAAAACCGTGAGTGAGCTCCGAGCTCTGTTAGGGTTAGTGAACTATTATGCGAGGTTTCTCCCAAACCTTGCTACCGTACTTAGCCCGCTACACAAACTTCTGGAAAAGGATGCTGAATGGGAATGGACCGAGGAATGTCAGAAGGCCGTCGACCGTGTGAAGGAAATGATGACATCGGACGAAGTTTCTGACGCATTACGACCCGCGATTACCCGTGGTACATAAACACTCGTGCGACGCGTCtgcgttatttacatttcaaaaagtgtaaataaaaatattttacaataatatacaaatttaaacatatagtATTCATAATTTTACtcgtttatactccattttcagGACCGCtacgagaaaacacggtcgccattacgtataaacattgatagatatattgcaaatatcaacttgaaattacaaagTAAATTCAAAGTTcctcaaaatataattatatagcaattactgttttcgacgtgttttcttgataaaacattttacgatgtgtgattagtgcaaaattaaacatttgctttcgtagattaccccaagctcacggcagccattacagtacagccgagaacccgaatttcgtcgtccattttcagtgtcattaaattacgtattctggttatttttttgtcatcaattttgggatttagtttataacatacaaatgaatcAGTTTGTAggttctttttatcatatttttaaacaaaactttgagtatttaggattctcgaagccgtgcgcgcAAATGTATGTATCCTGGTCAGCATTTACACtactacgatctgtaatttatatcaatttaaatgaagtctctAATATGTATTCTTATCTAAAAAAGGTTATCTAAAAGTAATACCACTTCAGTTTGAGACTTAACACAGCAGTTCCATGGCAAAAAAGCGgctgataatgaaatattaaaaataaaatctacagcatgaaaactgaacgatttcaccatattattttacgagatcggcagccataaacgtgtacgtgtaaaacagtagtagtttaattactattcgtaaattttgttatgatacaagagtattccattaaaacaacatgtacatattaaataacgaaatatatatcttaaacaagtactttttgagataaaagtgttgataattattaatatgatttatttccccaacaatgctgtggcctgcggtgatctaccagcCACGAAGCCCAATGGATCcaacgagcggccgtggtctggtcagctggttcacgttttgtttatatcaatatcgTATTGTGAAcagtttttcatgtataacaggaaacattatacattgaaaTAGATCATCTTTTCATAAACACCTTTTCAACAACCTGAATTTATACGTATGGACAAAAATCGGGTAGGCCTACGTGTGATGGCCCCGGCAGCGCTTCGATAGGTGGCTTCGACACtaaaatttagcaataaacaaatgaaaatataaaaatgtctaACATCCGTAAcctgtgaaacaataagaaaccatttcaaaatcagaatttgcaagtatgaaagcgTAAACTTTTGACAAAGTATCTATTTtgaagcagggatgtacgtatctgtttattgtttttatcagtcgccatactgtgcttgtacctttgaggacccggatgtaaactttctgtgacgtcacgccatcttttctggaAATCTCCTATTGTCTCAATCGTCTCGAGAACGGCGACGAAAAGCCAATAGCATATATGCCTCGCGAAGCCTTACTGCTGCTGAAAAAACTACTCGCAAATACTCGCAATTAGACAAGGAAGCTCTGGGAATTGTATGGGGTGTGAAAAAGTTCTACGCCTATCTCTACGGTCGTGAGTTCACACTAATAACGGACCATCAACCCTGGTGTCTATTTTCCACCCACAGAAAGGTATTCCTGCTACGACAGCCGCACGTCTTCAGCGATACGCGTTGTATTTGTCCGGTTTTCAGTACAAGATTGAATTCAAAGGTACGAAAAGTCATGGAAACGCTGACGGTCTATCGCGCTTACCGATCGTGAAGGAACGAGAAACCGACGAGCCGGATGTCGACTATGTGTTCATGACGACTCAATTTGACACACTACCGGTATCGGTCAAGGAAGTGCGACAAAGTACAAGGAGAGACCCAGTATTGTCGAAAGTCTATGAAATGACATTAAACGGTTGGGAATAATGATGTGAAGGCAAGACCCCGACATAGCTGCCTATGCTAACCGTAAAACGGAACTATCGTTACACGACGGATGTTTGATGTGGGGGATACGTGTAATAATTCCCGAAAATCTCCGTCTCAAGGTCATGGATCAAATACATGAAGGTCATCTTGGTGCGAGCAAGATGAAGGCGCTAGCCAGGAGCTACGTCTGGTGGCCAGGAATAGACAGTGACTTAGAAACACAAGCTAAAAAGTGTCATGGGTGTGTGATGCACAAAAGTAGCCCGAACGCCGCACCTGTGCACCCATGGGAATGGCCACAACTACCATGGCAGCGAGTCCATTGTCGACTTCGCCGGACTTTCGAAGGGTCCATGTTCCTCCTCATGGTGGACGCTCATTCTAAATGGCCGGAAATAATACCCAATGTCAACGACGACGGCGTCGAAAACGATCGAAGTTATGCGTGAAGTGTTCTCCAGAAAACGGCTTACCCGAATGTATAGTTTTCGGACAACGGCCCACAATTTGTATCTGACGAATTTCAACACTTCATGAAATACAACGGTATACGTCACACTACGTCCGCACCATACCACCCACGTACCAACGGTTTAGCGGAACGACTAGTTCAAACGTTCAAACAGGCCATGAAAAGCATCGCGGAAGGACGGAGGAACGTTAAATAAAAGACTATGTAATTTCCTACTAGCCTACAGATCGACACCACATGCGACACAACGAAACGAAACCCCGGCGCATTTGTTCATGGGAAGATCGTTACAAACACGCCTGAGTCTTATCCGACCGAGCACGAGTCGTACAGTTCGTAAACAATCAGGAGAAGATGATAAACGAAAATCAGTCGTCTCGACAATTCAGCGAAGGAGAAACGGTAAATGTACGTGATTATCGACAAAGCGGAGAAAAGTGGATCCCAGGAACTATCGAATCGAAAACAGGTCCACTTTCGTACCGAGTAAATGTTGGTAATGGAGCGGTGTGGCGGAGACATACCGATCAAATCATCAAAGGGAAATTACCCATCCCTGAACTCGTTGTTGACTTACCACCCAAATTACCAATACCAATCCACACCGAAGGCCTCAGAAACAGTCCCTATCCAACCTCCATCTGATGTCGCGACGCCTCCTCACACCATTGGAAAATCCTGTGGCTGTGTCCTCGGGCAAGACTGTGTCAGCACCATCTCCGAGACGAAACCCAGCTCGACGAAGGAAAGCTCCATCGCGTTTAGATTTGTAGCTAGGTATAGGTCAGAGCTGCACTGTGCTCTGGGGACATAATAACACTCCCGTGCAGACTCTTAAGAACCCCTGGGATCGTTCTATAATGTTtcagttttgtttaatttttctaatgacaaaatgacaatgttatactgttaaagtgttttgtttcatttcataaaGTTAAAAATGAGTGTTTTAAAAAATCCATCTACAGTGTCGTATAATTGAGAAACTGACATTGACATTtatgatttaaaagaaatgagtAAATTTAAAGTCTATAATTTACTGTGtatctttaaagaaaaatactctaaATATCCCCTATAAATAATTAATGGTGAAATTATAGACATTTAAAGACTGACTTTTTAAATAGAGGGGAGGAATGTAGTAAATACGGTAACACAGTGTTATTTGTATAACTCGGACTTTAGTAAGTCCGTTAATCTGTATCACTACACACGCTTGTATGTCTGAGCATGCGCATTGTAATAAACTGAATACAAGATGGAAACCTCCATGATGATGTCGCGTTGTATTTGGGTAATGCTTACTAGGAATCGGTGTTTTATGCATCTACGATATGAACCAGAGATGACTTTGCACAGTCTTGGAGTACATTGGATACATCATCAGTTTGACAAATCatctaaatattttgatttcatctGATCTCGTTAACATTAACCCAGTAATGAGAAAACTCAATCCAACTAAACACAAATGAGGTATACCAATGTTGTCAAAAAATAGTGAAAAGACCTGTTTCATTCATTGACTATATATTGCAGATAGTGCTTCTAACAACGGTTTTATTGAATTTGTTTAAACAAGCACTTTCAGTCATTAATGGCTTTTTTTTCGATAGGAATGATAAAATACCTTTTTACCTCACATAGATGTTGTACGGGGAGACACCCTGTAACCCTACTATGGCTATACTGGATCTTGAAAAGAGTTTTGGAAAGTTGGGTCAATCCCTGGGACGGTGTCATCACAATAGTCGACAGCACATTTGCCAGTCCCGTACATCCAGAACCCAATTAAACACGGAATCGACATCTCTATGCAGAGCTGGTAGGATGAAATGGTTGCCAATTTCTAACATTCTTTTTGTTTCCTCTCttataatatttcaaagattGTGGTCAATAACACATCTGCATACATTAAACCAGTATActtttattttgctttaaagCAATCATTGTAAAATTCTTTTCTCACTTCTCTTGTATTTGCCAATGTTTATTTGCCCTTGTTCATCTGTATGCAGTAGCACTATAGCAAAACACTTCAGATAAAACGACTATGGAATTCTTTTCAGTTCGATAAGATTTGGTACATGTAGTAAATATTTATGCTGCAGCACAAAATATTTGGGCGGCCATAGTGATTTAACTGCGGGAAGTCTGACCTTCAGAACAAAACAGTTGTGGCAAGACGCCATACGGTATCAAACACTTTCGGGACAAGTTTGGTGAGTTAGACGGTTTTGTGAATTAAGTTTGTAACCATATAACTAATATCAACAAGTGTCTAGAACTATGTACAgtatatcaataacaatatttagctgagtctttcattaaaatgataattatattgCCAAAGtctcaacaacaaaaatatattttacacgGCCATTAGGAATCAGTAAACATTTGACATACATATTCTTCCCTCAGTCCCCACATGATGCTAGCTTGTTACTCAGAGGAATTAAAACATTGCCGTTTACGAATGGAACGCCACAGCTCCAATGGACAGAAGGTAGCTGAATTCTTGGAGAAACACCCAAAGGTAGGAATGAAAAAGGAATATTAAGTCCTTCGGAAATCATGAGTTGTTTTGTAGGAGAAAAGTAAACCGATTGCATGCGTCGAGATTACATTGAAACCTAGAGATATCGGATTGAAATCATATATTTTAGAACCTAAGCTTTGTGTATCCTTCAGTGCATATTAGCACTCgtgcatgtattttttttctttatttttgtgtcATATAAGTACATAGAACCGGTAATAAATCATTATGTACAAAGACATAGGTTAATTGATCAACTTTCCAGTATGTAGAATCGAAAGTGACGTTTGGATCTTTAAATTAGCTATCGTTTATCGCCATCTGATGCTGTTAAATTTTCCTGACTTTTTAACAGGGAGTGATGAAAATATAGGCTGAGTGTATCAAAGCGATGGCTGTTTATGGAAACAAGTAGTGATCATGTCACAATCACACAAGTAGTAGCGGATATCATTACTAGCTATCGTTAATCCTGCCGTTTCATTAGTAAAATCTGGTAGTATACCTTAATGGACAGTCAATCAATACAGAAACACTGAGTCGGTTGTCACAATAAAAAGGTACTCGCGAGACAGGTGCTACAATTTAAATAGGACAGTCTTGTTTATTATAAATGGGAAATTTAACCACTATCAAATGGCAAATAGTGAAATGTATGATGTTATGACATGAGCTGTTGTAGCAATCTTTTACCGGAGTATTtgtctattgtacatgtatggtaATACACTATAATAATGCATgattaccttgacctttataCAGATTGAGTGGGTCATGTACCCAGGTCTGCCGTCACATCCCCAGCATGCCGTGGCCAAGAAACAGATGAAGATGTTTGGAGGCATGATGTCATTTGAGGTGAAAGGTGGATTAGAGGGAGGCAGAACGTTAGTAGaggtatataaatattttcgtTTTTTGCGATAAGTGATATTTTCTCGTATTATTGTCGTAGAGACTTTAATTTCGTTTTATCACAATCAGGGACTCCATGTCATTATGCTGGCTGTATCCTTGGGAGGGGTGGAGAGTCTTATAGAACACCCGGGTACTATGACACATGGTCCCATGTTTGATGAAACGACCGAAGACAGGCGGAGTGGTGGGATATCTGAACGGACTTGTGAGATTAAGGTAAAAAATGTGTCTAATGTCGTTTTAATATTACCATGTTCTAATCAATTAAATAAAGCTCTATGTTTGTGCAGCAACATAATCTTAACTGAAatttatttaacattattttgatttatcttTTAGTGTCGGATTAGAGGACCCGGATGATCTGATACGAGACTTACAACAAGCATTAGACAAGGTTGTATGTTAGAAAGCAGAAGACAGGCAAATCCACACACATCgtacaatattatcattatatgaaaCCGTTCTTCGGACATTTTCTTTATCTGTTGGCGGAAATCATGGATAGCGTTATCATGTTGATAACTGTATGCAGAACTAGATATAACGGCGAGGTTTGACAAATATATTTGCTGAGAAAATTGAACCGACACACTTACTCaagattatttattttgtgttcaaATCTCTAAATAACCCattgaatatatacatacaaatctaaatataatttcaatgacgttttaacaatatttcgtagatcaaatgaataaaaagagTACATACTTATCGTGTATTTTTTCGTAGTGGAAAGCTGCCCTCCTTGATAGCtgtacaaaacatttattaagTAATTTCTGAatcaaaatgttatttcttTAAAGAAAATCATGTTACACATTTCTTTCTAAAAGTTCATAATTCCTCTTTCTCTTTCCTAGAATGTAACATTATGCCTTTATTCTGAGGATGTTTTCTTCCTGAATATATACGTTTTGCAATGCCTACATTTGCGAGGATGTTCATTTCCTGAGAAGTATCCATTCCTTTCCGAGGACGTCCGCATTCTTACAAAACAACAAGAAAACCTTCTTAAGGACTTTTCCTTTCCTATGATGGTTTTTACCTTTATTTGTGAGGACACCTGTTTTTGGGAATGTGCCTTATTTCCTTTTCATTTGATTTTGCTAAAATATTTTGCTAAACTGTTTTCTTTTACGCTTCCTGTCTGAACAAATTTTGTCTAATTACCGAAGCGTACATTATCCTAACGAGAATATGTATGTGTCCTGGCACTTTCACCTGTTTTTGAACTTCGTGTAATGAACAATAACAATGACTACTAATGACCACGACAGACTCATTAGCCTgtttataattagtaattatcAAGGGTTACCCTGGTATTGATTTCAACCgatgatttagaagaaatgtcttccGACAGTTTATATGCGATATCCGCTCTCAGGACTACTCGTTGATGACTAGGCGATTCATTATGACATGTGACCATCTAATTATCATCAACACAaaccaatgtgtattgtgtatgttATCATAGTCAATTAGGTACCATACTAACTACAAGATTGATAAGCagtataaacaaaaaataatcgtgtttatctaatgatcaatgtAGATGCTCAATGTGTATCAAGGGATATTCGAGGTGGTGTAAACGACTGCGGGAAGAAAATTCATCTTTAAAACGTAGTTAtctttataaattaaaatacacaCGCACATATATTCTGTATATTGCAAGAAATCATATATGGCGTCTTTATAGAAAGACAGCTAGGTTTTAAAGAGCTGCTATCAGGGCTATATGAGGACGGTTTCAGAGAGACACCAAAGACAGAGACTGGGTAATAAAAGATAGTCTCACAAAGAGACATGTTTATGTGATTACAATTCAAAGATTTTCTTAATGTACAATGCACACAAACACTTCAAATGATGGAGAGTGCATGGTAGAACGGGTGTTGTGATTTATACAAAGGCTCGATGTTTATCTTTTAGACTGTTGCTTAAAAGAGGTTTTCCATAGGAAGTAAAGATACGTCAGCAGGGTAAACATAATGCGGCcaaaaacagaaaacataaGTGGATTTACATGTTGACGACGTAAATGAAACTCTTATACTGTAAACAGACAAACGTCTACACGATAATAGAGCACGTGCCATAAATCATGATAGATTTTCAAACtataatattttgttgaatACAAAGCATTATGCACCAAGATATTGTATGCAAAATATTTGCATTGaaacatttcatataaaaaatcaCTAAGAATGATAACAAAAGTTCCCATGGAAACATTTTTCTAACAAAACGATGTTTTGCAAAATGAGGTCAAACCAATGCTTTCCTTGACGCTAGAGAGTCCAATAATCAAAGACTTATTCCTAATTTCTCATTTTAAATTGACACCTCGATGTTTTCTTATAACAAAGATTTTGATTGTATGTCTTATATTCCCAAACACTAAGCAACATACTCACTGGTCCCATCTACATGATAAAATGCAAATGCTAAGTCGTAAAAACTCATTCTGGCGGAGACTTTTCCACAACAAGACAATTTAAATCGCTTAAcagtaaaaaaaacataatcataAGCCAATGTCAATGTAATATAGCAAGAGTAACACTATCTATTTTATCTTATCCCATTGCGTTTTGCATGCGGGTGTCAGAACATATGAATATCATTGTTCTGATATTGTAATATCAGAGGGAGTAGGGATCAATGTAATTGTAACAAAACATCTCCTAGTAAACACAAAACATCCCCAAATAAATTGCAACACCttcaattaacacaaaacatttatacaaaaacaacataacATACAATTCATAATTTACTATTTATATCTTTGTCGATGTTTTCTTGTGCAGCTGAAAGTGGTAAGTTTTGATCCTCCTCCTCAACAAGGAGAGATGGAAACGATTTCGGCATCATCCTAGGGGGTTCGTGACCtttgtcacacctgtataccgtGAAGTCTGTCATACCTGTCGTTCTAAGGTAGTCCTCGTCTATCAACGCCTTACCATTCAACCTACAAGGTACCGGGAATTATCAGAATGTATTACACGCTCACTCTTTTTTTCTGaactaaataatatatgtttgttttccGTAACAGTGAAATGATTACCTTCACTGAGCCGCACTAAACCATAAAAAATACACTGATGTCCGTGATTCGACTATTAATTAAGGAGGCTTACCTcggaggtttcagtcccgttgaagtctcctttcgacatagatcaaagaagttacgagattttcaaataaaattaatcaatatttgtaACAAGTTGTCAATTGCAAATTTCGTCAAAAAACATTTCTATTCTTACATTGTAGCAGATTTTTTAAAtgtgattttaagaaatgacccatttggCGACCACTTTGAAAGTATGTCTTTTTTTTCGTTTTGAGTTCAGTTTTtaccattatttgtttttacttttatcaTCACTGTGCCAGCATTTCTAGCTGTATCGACCTTAATTTTGTTGTAAATCTTGACTAGGttcattgtaaataaaatattaatcattaatatgtgaaatgataCCATTTTGTGAAATGATACCATTCATTCacttcatttttacatttactGGTGAATTgcgcacttttattttttactctaaaatattgaaaaataacagatatttaaatggagcaaaaaagtaagcactcAGACCCCCTATTTTTTCtgtctgatttagaaagaacaaccttTTCCCTATTGGTATGcaagatatttacaaaaat contains:
- the LOC138312710 gene encoding LOW QUALITY PROTEIN: L-methionine gamma-lyase-like (The sequence of the model RefSeq protein was modified relative to this genomic sequence to represent the inferred CDS: deleted 1 base in 1 codon), translating into MERHSSNGQKVAEFLEKHPKIEWVMYPGLPSHPQHAVAKKQMKMFGGMMSFEVKGGLEGGRTLVEGLHVIMLAVSLGGVESLIEHPGTMTHGPMFDETTEDRRSGGISEGLVRLSVGLEDPDDLIRDLQQALDKVVC